The following coding sequences are from one Nitrospirota bacterium window:
- a CDS encoding ParA family protein: MARIIAVANQKGGVGKTTTSINLAAALAIQGKAVLLIDMDPQGNTTGGIGVDPTSLKYTVYDCLLRGVSTSAAIQTTVIQGLQILPANADLAGAEVELVPLQDRESLLKAAIQAIPVAPEFIIVDCPPALGLLTINALTAASSVLVPVQCEYYAMEGLGRLLSNVARIQESLNPVLALEGILLTMFDSRNSLARQVSEEIRSHFKEKVYRTVIPRNVTLAEAPSYGKPVMLYNSASAGAQAYLDLAKELLNHGKASPR; encoded by the coding sequence GTGGCACGCATTATCGCCGTAGCGAATCAAAAAGGAGGGGTTGGAAAAACAACCACTTCAATTAATTTAGCTGCGGCCTTGGCGATCCAGGGCAAGGCCGTATTGTTGATCGATATGGACCCCCAAGGGAATACCACGGGCGGGATCGGAGTCGATCCGACAAGCCTCAAGTACACGGTCTACGATTGTCTCTTGCGAGGGGTCTCCACAAGTGCAGCGATTCAGACGACGGTCATTCAAGGACTCCAAATCTTGCCGGCGAACGCGGACCTGGCCGGAGCCGAAGTTGAACTCGTGCCCCTCCAAGACCGTGAATCGTTGCTCAAAGCGGCGATTCAGGCCATTCCGGTTGCGCCGGAGTTCATCATCGTGGACTGTCCACCGGCGTTGGGGTTGCTGACGATCAACGCCTTGACTGCAGCCTCGTCGGTCTTGGTTCCAGTGCAATGTGAATACTACGCGATGGAGGGGCTCGGTCGGCTGCTCTCCAACGTGGCCCGCATCCAGGAATCACTGAATCCGGTCCTGGCGCTGGAAGGCATCCTCCTGACAATGTTCGATTCACGGAACAGTCTGGCGCGCCAGGTATCCGAAGAGATTCGGTCGCACTTCAAGGAGAAAGTCTACCGCACGGTCATTCCTCGCAACGTGACGCTCGCGGAAGCCCCCAGCTACGGCAAGCCGGTCATGCTGTACAACTCAGCTTCCGCCGGCGCCCAAGCCTATCTCGATCTAGC